The nucleotide window gtgggtaacaaaacttggatatatgggtaacccctgaaatcttgtttgaaaggtccctctttctgagatactaggtctttatacttagtgatatctggggtattatcccgggacttctgctgaatggaaattctgacctagtccccgtataatactttctgcaaatgcttgaaacatagcacagccctcatcaaaatgatgaaacaataaaattgataatcattgctgttgaagaaaagatcctctaaaggggacacacctaaagtcgaaccgtcatctctctgctgaacggaagttctgacctgagctctcacggtttcgcatctaacccctttacagatatcatttgtggtatactcacctgtaagactgaatattgggatctggatacgggagtatattcaagtagtgggacacgcaaataagtttaagtgtttaaaaacattaatctcatatctcgaaacaattgaaatttgtgtgaaaatttaaagtggaccaatatactgacaatctaagtgaattgtgtagaacttaaaatgaaatgaagcttaacgatgttggtgatttgtctcaaaaactgatatgatcctcttgcacaaactcacaaaaatattgtctgtaaatatttcattattACATTCCTTAtaatcaaaaatcccaaaaagattttagtgtgttttagcataaactttgaaaaattcaaaaagattttcgacaactggtgttgaagagttgattttcaaaattccaagtgctaaacatgacgacaaTTGGTTTGGAAGAGTGTGTTTAAGAGTTTAAATCTTTCAGAGTGGTCATCAGAAATTTTTTATAGAGAAAATGTTTTTGCAAATAGTAAAAAATATATTCCTACAAATGGTTCATCAGAGACTAATTGTTAGATCATTTTAtgatttttacaagtggtgtctgaGTGAGTTAAAGATTTATATTAGAAAACTTatgtttgaggtagagattgtgcagataacctgagctggaaGAGAGCCAGGTCAAGATCTTGGAATGgattctgaacctgtgaaagccagactgcgatcccagctgattgagagggggagtctgaatgacaaagagtTAGGTTCTGATTCTGAGATtgttgatgctgatgaatttaaagattcaacatttgAGAGGGAGTGTATGTTGGTGCTGATAAAGAGAAGAGAACAACATCCGAGAGGAGGAGTTTGTTGATAATGATAGagaagagaagatagagattgaggatgcttacaacgTCAAATATTTCAAAGAGAAGCCCAaaggctgataaagactgaaggtgcgaagactcgacactgaagactccgtcaacatccgagggggagtttgttggtgcatccgtctgtcgtcttcgtcttgtatcgagtcttgtatagagttATTTAGATTAGGGCTCGAAAATCGAAATAGTGAATTtagagctgattccgcttgaaatggcatTAGGCCATGTCCAAGCAAAATCACATTTGATCTAATTCCGCTCGAAGGTTTAGTcgcagatttcgcttgaaatgttttgatgttattccgcttgaaatgctcatggcatgttcaagcggaatcaaagccctatatataggggtgtccaagcgaaatcagttaCATAACAGTTCATTctggtttgcaacgaagtgctgccgaagtgtcgaattGTTGTAATCGTCATTATTATCAATTaaacgacagtttaaagtgtaatacttgctgaattgacctcagtttcttagtttccgcctctgaaactgggataaactcttctgatcgactcgttcgggtctgaaaacgatcctacagggTAGCGGACAAAACGACGCGAATAAGAGCATTGGAGGAGTAAAACCAAACAAGATGTGTTTTACATACTTGAATTGTTGGGAGCTTTTACGCGGAAGTCCTAAATGGTCTAACATACCGAGCATGACGTCTAGTGGTAGACGTAAAGCAAAACGGTCCAAAACATCATCCTCGGTTGATTCGAAAACAACTAGTTCCAATGCTCGAAATGTCGACTTAAACATTAATTTGGACGACGAGGATGTGGAGTTGGCCCGACCGCCTGGTGGAAGAAGTGGGAAAAGGGGGGGAAGGCGGAGTCATCTTCAGCAAATTTCGAAATGAAGCAAGATTTCGAATAGATGAACCGACGCCTACAAGATATTCGAGACCTTGGTCATATGCGTTTAGATACAATGCAAGAAAGAAACGccgaaaacaaaaaaaattgtcgCGCTACAAGAATCGAGGAAAATGGAGAAAGACATAGAATTTTGCTAAACCGATCGATCACCTAGTAAGAGACGTGTTGATCCTAGCGGAAATACGTCGGCAACAAATCCGTGACAAATACAGATTTTAGATTTTATGTTCTACTTTTAGCATTTTTCGGGGTTTTTTATATTTTCAACAATGTAATTTATTTTAGTTAATgaaatattattagttttaatttgaaaagaaaaacaaaaaaataataattgggtAATCATTGGATGGGGAATTATTGAgcattataccactacacccattttaaatAGAGTagattacaaaaatcgtcctttatgtttacactagattgcaaagtgtgtcttttatcttcaaaaagtacaaaaaagtactcgatgtttgcaaacctgACGTGCGTGCGGGTGTAtatattttttgttatatttttagctctttttactcgtCGATTTAATttgtaaaacacgatattctactatcactctacacacacgctAGGGCAAGTATACATATCGcgaacgtagtatagtgatggcaagataccgaggtcgtccaaggacacaagagcttttagtaccggcttaTCGTCAATGCCTAATCGAACCAacttttgagaaaagatttttaagctaataaaaagataaaaacagaaaataaaaataaaataataaatgatagacaagaaagaatcacttggatccaacttatCTTTCATGTACCCTTTTGATGGTTTCCGCACTTTgtgcattttaagagattattttagttatagtagtaggcccctcttttggaggcgacgttaccctcaacctagtggtttgagtcagtaaggatacaatcccactaggtcggaatattgaaaataattaagtaagttattaatgcaaaatgtggtggaCCCCTCGTAAAAGGCGGCGATCACCCTCAACccgttggtctgagtcagcagggatatagtcctcgcggggttggtttaaagttttaatagtagtttaagaATAAGGGATTCAAGATTTTTGCACCTCTCCCGTGGTGGGTAATGCCCGCTCCGACTAATGAGGTGTTACTAGGCTTGAACTAGGttcttgcaggatctatacactgaacgagacatagaattacccaaaccacccttctaattTGCCTTTCGGGTTAATTAACATACTTTATATAGACTGTAAAGACATGAACATGTTGAGTAAACGAACATATGAAGAGTATTTGAataaattcgccttcaatataaaaaaaaaactaattattaaggtcattaatacatacccaattaaaaagtagccaaagattggaaattataaaagaaaagtcttcaccaagtgatgtaagaatttagccaagcatggcctttgtttgacaaagattcttacgattgatcttggatcctgagactacacacacactctaaagatggaaagTGGATAATGGTgttagtggtggtggagtggtggcaagtgagagagaagtggtttgccaagggatgagttgaagtgGAACCAAGCACTTCTATTTATAGCTGTAAACAGAAGCTTCAGCATGGCCCGTGCCcgcctggcacggccccgtgcccatctctctctctctctctctctctcttttcctcattaactgcttgtcagatgttgtactaacacggccccgtgtgtcaacggcacggcccGTGGCCAAAGTACTTGATGTACTATCGTAGATTCTGCAAATCtttgagttgaccacgccccgtgttagcttagcacggccccgtgttggctacCATTTTTGTCTTTTGCAGTTGTATTTTTCTTCTGCCCAGTATCCACCcttggacacggcctcgtgtcaaCCTTCTGTTCTTGTTATTTTGAGGTTTGGATGTGAATCGGGGCTTGGCGAGTTGCGGCAATTCCTTCTTCTTTACATTTATGTTGGATTTTGCAGTCTTTTTGCTCCTTTTGCAAATTTAAGCTCTTTTAtccctgaaaatataaaaggaacgAAAACACGAGcttttcccaacattagtactaaaaatggTTGCTTTTACACCGTATTTGACACAatttatatgttttattttaatcaCATCAAAACCCCTACACATTATGTCCTTTATCCCTAACTTAGTTATTTTCCattgttaagtgggtgtgaaatgacctaaATTCCCTTACtgttaaataaataactaaaaaattaaaagaaatataattaatatttaaaactTCATATGGGACCCACCACTCACCCCACCCTCTTCATCTTCCCCAATCTTCCCACCTCCacctttcaccaccaccaccaccacaccccGCCGGAAAAACGCCACAACCTCACCctctcaccatcatcttcaacctcatcCACCACTGTCACTGTCACCATTGAATTAAACATAACATTGCaacaaataaattaaaacaaaaccatGATAACATGAACTCATATATCAAACAAAATTGATGATAACACTTACTATGACAATTGTCCAGATTGAAAAATTGCAAACTTGGAAGCAACCAAATCCAAATACCCAACCCCATTCTCCTTCAAAAACTCCTCAATCAACTCTTTCGCTTTCTCCAGCTCACTACTCTCACACTCAATCTCATACAAAGTCCAAAATTCGAAACCTGTCTCATCCACTTCAATCACCAACCCTTTCCACTCATACACATTCCTCAAATTCCTAAATCCCCCAAACACACCAACCCCAACTCCCCATTATTATCATTTCCCCCAAATtgttatctatatctatacttcTATACTACTATATAATACATATTGAAAGGATACAATTGGAATTTTACAACCTCAATCTAACAACTTCATTAAATAATCTCTATTTATTAAACTTCATTTAATAAAACAAAAGACATTATCTATAACTCCACTTTTTTGCCTTctaagttaaataaattaatcCTTTAAATTCAAGTGAGATGTATTTGAAAGCAGAGTCGGTAGAAGGCGAATATGGCTTATTAATCATGGACGATCAGAACTATTTAACTCAAGTTTTAACAGCAACTGAGAGGCGTGCCGTGAGTTGGGCCCGACCGGGGATATTATTTTGGCTTCTAATTTATCTGCTAAAGTTTCTGTGTTGATTTGCCAACAGCATAATAAGCTTAAGAGGGTAACTGCATGGTCTAAATAAAGAGTTCATTATCATGTTAGCAAAATGACTTGCATCTTAATGTCAAGTTTCATTCATGATGTTCTTTTTTTAGTAACAATGAGACCTAGATTCCGGCACACTCTTCACACCCGTTAGTACCCTTCTAACCAACAAGATCAGGTTAAATACAACTTGAGCTCTTCAAGAGGTAAAAGCCACAAAACCTGTGGTCGCTGGATTCCAAACAAACTGCACCTTAAGCTCTTATCACTACACCGCCCCATTATAGGTTCCATTTATGTTCTTATCTCTCGGTggcaattttgacccatttaaataCTTATTTAAGTGTTCAAATCGTTTCATGTGTCATACCTAATAGGTCACTTGATTCAAACAGTTCAACTATTACTTGATAAATATGAACTTTTGTAACAAATATGACAGCCAACAATCAACACTGAATACGAAAAGTACGATAAGCTTCTAACTGAAAGCACATATAAGCATAAACTATAATAcgaaaattcctaaaaaaataaataaattaatccTTTCATTTGTTTATTTACAAAAGTTTAATTCAAATAACTTGTTTATTGTAACCATATATTTATTAAACATTATCGATTAATTAACACAATGAAAAGATACCAAAAAATGATATAATAAGTGAAATCCATGTAATTCAAATCATGTGGCAAAATAACTGAAATCCATAAATGAAATGATACTTAATCGCCCAAAATAAGTAGGGAGGGATTTAAAATGATCACCTTATCTCAATGAACAATCATTGCACAGGCAACTGAAACAAATCATTTGCACAAGTAACTGAAACAAATAAATGAAATAAGAGTTAACTAAATAGTCATTATAACTAGAATTTGAAAACCAACGATTAAATGATTTGCTAGCTTATTATATGTTAGAAAGTACCACCATATTCTTGGAAAAATAAACCAAAACTCTATTGTCTCTCTATTCTCACTCAAATTGTACCGAAATCAGGAGGTTCGCTCACATCCGCCTTCAGTACATGAGACATCCATTGCCAACGTTGTGTTGCGTCTTCTCATCATTTGCTACATTGTTGTTTCAGTCGTTCTCAAACTGTATCAGACTCAGGAGGCTCAACCAGAAAGGTAGTTGTTGATTATGTTATTGGCTTGCTATCTTTGTTTAAGAAAGGTTAATTATCGGttcatgcttttgttgattgatgTTCGCTTCTTTAAAACAACAATTCCAAGAGGAGTATTTTGTTTATATTACAAGACTCGATCAACATCTAGATCATTGTTTCACCACAACGTTGATACTGTTGCGCCTACGTTTGCCGCCACTGGTCTGCCACTGGTGTCCTCTTCATGAATGGGTACCTCAatcattttcttcttcctttCTAGATCATTGTTTCACCACAACGTTGATACCGCTGTGCCTACGTTTGTCGCCACCGGTCTGCCACTGGTGTCCTCTTCATGAATGGGTACCTCAATCACTTTCTTCTTCCTTACAAAGTTTGTTTTGTGATTTTGATAGCCACCACTCGCTGTGACAACCACCTGGAATTGCCGCCATTGGTTAGATTCGCCTTCTTTCACTGTTCGACAAAACGTTGCTGGCAACTATCGAATTAAGGTAATCGATATGACCAGCATTTGTTGATTTAATATGCATGCGTAGACACCACATATATGTAAATTATACTGGAACTTTAAGTTTTGAAACTATTAACTTCCAACGGCTTAACATAGGTTGGACATAATAGTTCGAGACCCAGCCCATGCATTCTTTAATTACAGTAACTTATTATCCATGCTCCCTCCAATCATTTAACTAAGGTGTTCATAGCTTTTATGGTTTGTAAAGGACACAACTCTTTCTTATATACATCCATTCATAGTTTCTATTATGCGTGAGATGATGTAATGAAATATATGATTAATTCATCCTTTAGTTTAACAAAAATCTTGGTTCTATGTTTCACTTCAGTATTGATTTATAATCAATTTATGCTTCAGTGATAATAATAGCTTTAAAATTTATGCCTCACTATGTGAATAGCTTATTCAAAACAAAAGTATCCAACATCAGTGACCTTTAGTTGCCATCAGATATACACACACTTGACTGCCATtctatttaattatttttttataccCAATATTCGAAACAAAATACTAACACTTCCTATGACTGCCATtctatttaattattttttatatcgGATTCTCACCTCACAAAACAAAAATATCCAACATCAATGCATTCTTTAATTACAGTAACTTATTATCCATGCTCCCTCCAATTAATTAACTAAGGTGTTCATAGCTTTTATGGTTTGTAAATGACACAACTCTTTCTTATATACCTCCATTCATAGTTTCTATTATGCGTGAGATGATGTAATGAAATATATGATTAATTCATCCTTTAGTTTAACAAAAATCTTGGTTCTATGTTTCACTTCAGTATTGATTTATAATCAactaggctatcacccgggaacatCCCGGGATAGGAAAAATTATATTTGAAAAACAAATACATAgatataattaataaactaattaGTTGTTCTTTCCCTTCCTAACAAAATCTTTTATTCGCTTTTAATAATATGCCAATTTGGCCTCCATGAGTGTTTAAAGGTTTCATGTGGAATTATTAACTTTTAGGTTAAGACtgaaatataattataataatgttTGGAGATGGTGAAGATATTTCTATGTGATGATTGTGTGAAGTTTTGAGAAGTGATAGTTGTTGATGTTTAATAATGCTCTGTAATAGCTTGGATATTCGGTCCAGATAGCAAAGGATAAAAAACATATTTACATAAACCCCGTTAACTTTTGTAAAATGTACATAGATATAGTCAAACTCATTTAGTATGATAGTATTTTTTTAAACCTTATTAATTAAATGAAAacagaaaaaagaaaaataaatattaaattgAAATATGTTTAAAGCTTTGACTGGCATTTTGAAAAGATTGGGTTATTTTTGGATACACAGTTATAAATTGTGTATAAAATCTTTGAAATTactaatacaaatattaaattaaataggAAAGTTGTGTAAACGTATATAATTAAATttgaataatatattttttaatgacATATGGTATTATAGTAATAGAAAATGTAATTATACCAGGttaatttaaaaccaatttaccTTTACTATATTGTTCAAAGACATGAAATTTAAACTCACATTTACATCACAAATTAGACAAAATGTCTGACATCACTAATTATACTAATGACGAATTGGGCCGTTTGATTTAATGGGTCTGTCAAACAATGATTGGGCCGCtttataaaaaataatccaaaatcaCATATACCAACAAATACTGGCCGACAAATTTAATTTGTAAACTATCATAAAAAGATGAAATAGTTAATAGTATCTAattaaatcatattttctaaTCGAAAGGCGAAACGATTGTCTCCAAAAATAATGCGCCTTTCGGTCCgttgtagttgtcaacatgttggatgTAGTTAAAAGAATCATTGCAAAGCACAACTTCAACAGTATCTCCCCAAATACTTGTTATCAACCACTTGTTGTTTTGAATTATATTTGTCCTTTCCTGCGTCTCCATATGATGAACTATGCGAGCCCTATTGAAAGAAAATACCTTGATCCACTCATCATGTTCATATTTGACCAAATCTGCAATTAGTTCACCAGCATATTGAACGACAATCACATGCAGCTTGTTGGAAATTGTTAGAAAATGTCCTTGACAAGGATTGACTTCCATATGCTCCGGAAAACGAAGTATACTAAAAGATTCAGATATAACATCGAAAACAACTATGTTCCTTTCACCAGGTGGAATCCAGTAATTGGAAACCATGAAATATATTTTTTTGTCGGAATAAATTCCAGGAGACCATGAATAAAAGTTTGAACCTAACTGAGTTCCGTTCAAGAAATTCAATTTTCTCCATGAGTCATTATGTCGTGAATATACACGAGCAGTAACTACGTCCCAGTAACAATTAATATGAAGCACTTTTAGATCGTTGTGCTCGTCAAAGTACATTCCACCCGTATCGTTGTGTCGACCAAAATAACTACTAAAATAGTCGTCCGATATCATCTTAAAACGCCTCGTCGTTGGATTCCAAATGACGAGCTCATTGTAACTCCTTTTAATGCAAAGTAAAATCAGTCCGTTAAACGAACCTATAATGCTTAAAAAGGATGGCTCGACATCGTATGGAAAAGTAACTGTTTCGCTTGTATCTTCTTCTAAGTTGCCAGCTACTATGTCATCAACGACAATTGAATTTTCTTTCAAGGAGAGCAGCTTCTTTTGTATTGAATTTCCAACTCGTCGAGCAtggatgaaaacaaactttggtgTAGATAATTCATAACACCATTGTTTAGAAACACATTTGAAACGACAAACTACCTTTGCAGGTAGTCTCGATAAGATCTCTTCAAATATCATGTCATCCCCAACACGTTCCATGATTCGTAATACCCtgaaaaaaaactataaaaaaacgATTGTATAAGCTTTTTAAGATTTCTTAATTATTATATAGTTGTAACAGGAACATTTGTAATACAAAATACAACAAAAATAAAGTATAATATTCTGATTTACAATAAAATATTTAACATTCATCTTTTTGTGAGTAATACAAATTGAATCAAAAAGACTCATATACATAAAATTGCTAATTGTATAAAAACTTGAAAATTATCAATGGAACATTGAACATTTATAATACAGTATACAGTAACTAACCGTGTAACTGGAGGTGTTATGTATAAGAGTTGAACAATGAGAATGAATTACAGGAaatatgggtatttataggacttTCATCATATATTGGAAAtctattattattaaaaaaaagatGTCAACTGTAAATTATAAAATACGTAACATATATATTATCCATAAATATCATATTTCCATACACATGACTTCAAACGTATATTATGTTAATTTGTTAATGTTAGTACCGAATATAATgcaataatatataaaaaatctTTGAGGAAAATTAAAGGCGATTGAAAATCTATTTATagaatgattttatatatttttaagcaAATAATGAAAAAATTTTGTAAGATTCatcgattttttttttcaaaatttgtattacgaattttatttataatttgaTTGCAAATCAATTGGAAGATTGACTAAAATTGGTTTGGTgatatatttaagtatatatttaaatataaataaaatgttGCTATTAAGTGGCCAAAGATTAAtcaatcttttgtaatgattatacGGAATAATTGTTTGCTATAATAAATATAACAATTTGTTAGATATCTTATTATTTTGAAAAGCCTTTAGTGCAGCAAGTTTAAAAAATTAATCTTAGTAATGGATAAATTAAATTGGTTGTTCAATGTGTTTATTTTTGGTTGTATTGGATCAAATGGGTCAATTTACATACCTTGGGCTACAATTCATTATGTTTAGACCTTCTAGATTCAAAAAAAGTGTTTTCATATTGGGCCAACTTCCTTTTGACCCACACAAAAATTGTTATGCAttgtttcttattttttttttataattatgtcTTAGTGTAATAACATATATGTAAAAATCGTTTAAAGAAACCGATATAAAATTTGAATTAAGAGCaccttttatattattaataaaatatttaaaaaacatATAACGATCAAATACCCACATCAAACATACTAAAAATCCAAAATACCAGTGTTAAAAATGTAAAAATCAAAAAAACTGAATTTAAATAATAGAAATATGAGCTAATTTAATTTCTTGCTAACTTTCTCCAAACTCTTGAAAGTACTTGAAGTTGAAGGAATAATAAGTTTGATGTGGTAAGGATGAGTGAATGAAAAACGACTAAATTTAGGGTTATCAAATTATTAACTAAGCTTGTGTAAGATTTTAAAGAAATGGATACAACCATATAATTGACACATACACCTCGGTACCCACTACATACGACAATTGACAATTGGATATTCATcaacatgaaaaaaaaattatcgtATGCATAAAACAGAGACAAGTATGACCATAAATAATATAAATTGTAATCTTagaataaaaaaatgaaaacttacatTTAGTCATATCTGGCTTTGGTGGGTTAAATACCTGAATATtatgaaaatgaaaagaaaatcAACAAATTAATACAAAATTAAGGAAGAGCACGATAAGAACCtaccaaataaacataaaaagATTGAATAAAACAAAGCAGCAGTTTAAGATGGAAAAAAATGGATCAAACCTTGTAACAAAATTCCTAACCCTAGCTTCTGTAATTCAGAATCCGCATGTATCCCCAATGTTTCTTCCTTACAATACAACAAAGATCAAGTTACGGGAGATAAATGAAATGAAAGTAATACAATTGAACTGATTTTTGTACCAGAAAGACAAAAAGAAGGACAGATGGTACAAAAAGCACAAAACCTAGGTTATGAAATCCCAAAATTGCTTATATATCCAATGTTATATGTTATAAACACAAATCAAAAACCACAATCAAACAATACATCTCGAGAAACCGTTCATGTAACATAGTAGACAAACCGATTTTTGGAATTAAGAGGTTGAAGATgaaaagttgttgttcaatcaCGTTGAAAGGGACTCGAAAAAACTGTATCGTTGAAGAGTAAGGAACAAAAGAAGGAGAAGTTAGacaaattagggtttttttttcttATATACCCGGGTCAAAAGTATGCGGGTTTGGATAGCAAATCCGGATCCCGTGTAGAAACATCAACATTCCCTAAGTTTCCCGCCAAAAAGTTTGTGAGGTTGCACCACATAGGGACACGTGTCCCACATcttgtttatttattatatatatagatttatGCTTCAGTGATATTAATAGCTTTAAAATTTATGCCTCACTATGTGAATAGCTTATTCAAAACAAAAATGTCCAACATCAGTGACCTTTAGTTGCCATCAGATATACACACACTTGACTGCCATTCTATTTAATTATCTTTTATATCCAACATTCGAAACAAAATACTAACACTTCCTATTACTGCCATtctatttaattatttttttatatcaGATTCTCATCTCACAAAACAAAAATATCCAACATCAGTGACCTTTAGATGCCATCAGATATACACACATTTGACTGCCATtctatttaattattttttatatccAACATTCGAAACAAAATATTAACACTTCCTATAACTGCCATtctatttaattatttttatatcAGATTCTCATCTCATAATTTTTACCTTTTTAATAATGCATACAGAAAGACTTCCTATCTCCATCACTGTTACACCTACtcctatatatacatatttaatgaTGGCTTCCATCTTTTTATAGCTACACCTTACACATACAAACGCAATGACATCCGGGATAAACACCACCTTCATCTCGACTTGAACAAGCCCCCACCAGATCACGACCAACGCTGTTCCGAACCAGCTACATCACGTGCGTTACGGAGTGCATGCAAAAAAAGATACAATGAGTCACACAGTGCCGGAAGGCGTTTACGTAGCGCATCACGAAGAACATCTAGACAAGACCTGCAACAAGGGAATAACACCAACAGTCCCCTCACTGAAAATACATCGACACCAACTTCCCCCTTACATCTCAACCTAAACATTCCCCCTCCAGATCACGACGATTTGTTAGGACATTCTGCAGGTTCCTCTTCATATACCTACCTCACAAGTTTACTATATTGTATTTTTTATTTACACTGACCACATTTCATTACTTAGGTACTTCAGTTGAGCGACGTTCATTATCACATCAATTTCCAACTATTAATCATGACGATCTGAATGGGCAAGATAACGTGCGGACAGGAACCTCCCACGTTGGTGACGACCTAAACATGCCCCCTACAGATCCCAGCAATGCGCCTGACCATTCGGTAGGTTAATTTTGCTACACCCACCACACATTTTCTATTAATTCTTTGCCTTTATCTGTTTGCACTGACCGCATATTATTACTTAGGTGCTCCACACAACCCACAAAGAAGGCCACTTCCCTTTGATAACCATCTTTGCGGTGCTTCGAATCAACCAGAAAACAACAACGAGGATCCTTACAACTTCGTATACGCTGGAATACCCAGGGGCGTTCATCTCCTAAAGGAACAATGCCCATGTGCTTATTGCGGAGTTAGACGTTTCCCGTGTGAATTCccaacattttgctgcatgagcgGAAAGACTACATTGGCGAG belongs to Helianthus annuus cultivar XRQ/B chromosome 5, HanXRQr2.0-SUNRISE, whole genome shotgun sequence and includes:
- the LOC110943188 gene encoding putative F-box protein At5g50220; this translates as MERVGDDMIFEEILSRLPAKVVCRFKCVSKQWCYELSTPKFVFIHARRVGNSIQKKLLSLKENSIVVDDIVAGNLEEDTSETVTFPYDVEPSFLSIIGSFNGLILLCIKRSYNELVIWNPTTRRFKMISDDYFSSYFGRHNDTGGMYFDEHNDLKVLHINCYWDVVTARVYSRHNDSWRKLNFLNGTQLGSNFYSWSPGIYSDKKIYFMVSNYWIPPGERNIVVFDVISESFSILRFPEHMEVNPCQGHFLTISNKLHVIVVQYAGELIADLVKYEHDEWIKVFSFNRARIVHHMETQERTNIIQNNKWLITSIWGDTVEVVLCNDSFNYIQHVDNYNGPKGALFLETIVSPFD